From the genome of Rhizobacter sp. AJA081-3:
AGGGCGAAAAGGGTTCCGGTGAACAGGGGTGCGGTCAACATGAGGCCGGCAGTGTCGCCTGGGCCTCGCGCGGCGGTCTTGTACCGAGTTGCTGCTGGTAGCGCGCCGGCGTGACGCCGTAGCGCCGCGCGAAGGCATGCGTCAGGTGCGCCTGGTCGGCCAGGCCCACGGCGGCGGCCACCTGCGCCGGCGCCTCGCCGGCCGCCAGCAGGCGTTTGGCCTCGAACAGGCGCAGGGCCATCAGCAGCTGCTGCGGCGTGGCATGGTGGGCGCGCTTGAACTGGCGCTGGAAGTGGAAGGGGCTCAACCCCGCCAGCGCCGCCAGTTCGTCGAGCGTGACCCGCTCGGCAAGATGCTCGCGAAGGTGCTCGACCACCGGCGCGAAGCGCGAAAGACCTTCGTCACGCGCCGGCTGCGCGATGCGCGCCACCGGCCGCAGCTCGTGGACGAGTTCGAGCAGCAGGCCATCGAAGGCCAGCGGCTCGC
Proteins encoded in this window:
- a CDS encoding AraC family transcriptional regulator; amino-acid sequence: MQAVPDTFEHALDAAEFKRPAHRPGVELYRAHIVRHAFEPHTHEAFGLGAIESGVERFRYRGEEHLAPADTLVLMNPDELHTGRAETSAGWRYRMVYIDAQVLEQLTGERSWWFADAVGRDTLRARRVSLLLRQLWFAREPLAFDGLLLELVHELRPVARIAQPARDEGLSRFAPVVEHLREHLAERVTLDELAALAGLSPFHFQRQFKRAHHATPQQLLMALRLFEAKRLLAAGEAPAQVAAAVGLADQAHLTHAFARRYGVTPARYQQQLGTRPPREAQATLPASC